The Streptomyces achromogenes DNA segment GACGACACCCTGGTCACGGGTGACTCCTCGGCGCCGTCGATCGAGGCCGTGGACCGGGACGGCAAGGTGCTGACGAAGGAGAAGTACCCCTCCCTGGGGCCGGTCCTGGACCAGCTGCGCACCAAGTACGGGGCGAAGGCGGGCGGGACGCCGGGCATCGAGCTGGCGATCCGGCACGCCACCCCCGACACCGCCGACACCTCGCTGCTGACGCTCGCCGAGGGCAAGGCGGGCAAGCTGCCCACGACCCTCAGCGTGAGCGTGCAGGCGGCGGCGGAGAAGGCGGTCCAGAGGTACCCCGAGTCGTCGGTGGTGGCGGTCCAGCCCAGCACCGGCGAGATCCTGGCCGTCGCCAACAACCGCGACGACGGCTGGAACGCCGCGTTCCTGGGCGAGGTCGCGCCCGGCTCCACCATGAAGATCGTCAGCGCGGCCACCCTCATCGACAACGGGCTCACCACCGCGAACGGACCCGCGCCCTGCCCGTCCTCGGCCGTCTCCGAGAGCCAGACCTTCAAGAACATCAAGGGCATGAAGCCCGACGAGGGCGCGACCCTCTCCGAGAGCTTCGCCCGCTCCTGCAACACGGCGTTCGTGAAGTTCGCGGACGAGGTGAAGGCCGACTCGCTGACGAACGAGGCCCGGGACCGCTTCGGGATCGGCCTCGACTGGCAGACCGGCATCCCCTCGTTCGACGGCTCCGTCCCGGCGGCCGGCGGCCCGGACACCGCGGCCGGCCTGATCGGCCAGGGCAAGGTCCAGATGAACCCGCTGAACATGGCCTCGGTGACCGCGACCGCGATGACCGGCGCCTTCCGGCAGCCGGTGATCGTGCCGCTGAGCCTCGACGGCCGTGACCCGGCCCGCGCGAAGGGACTGTCGGCGAGCACCGTCCAGCAGCTGCGCTCCATGATGAACCGCACCGCGACCAGCGGCACCGCGGCCGAGGTGATGGCCGGGCTGAGCGGCCGCATCGGCGCGAAGACCGGCTCCGCCGAGGTCGACGGACAGGCCAGGTCCGACAGCTGGTTCACCGGCTACCGGGGCGACGTGGCGGCCGCCGCGATGACCCAGGACGGCGGCCACGGCATCGACGCGTCGGGGCCGATCGTCGTGGAGGTGCTGCGGGCCGGCTGAACCGGAACCGGAGTGGCCGACGTCACCTATGGCGTCACACCCACAGGACGGGACTCTAGGCTGTTGCCGTCGTTTGGGTCGGTGAGGGCAACGGGGCGGGGGGAAGCCCCTGGGGATCCGGAGGATCGCACGCAGTGGGCAAGAGAAGACGCGTCGAAGAGCAGCGCAGCAAGCGGCGTCCCGCCGTGGCGGGCGGCATGATCGCCGTCGTGGTCGCGGGCGCCGGGATCGGCGTCTACGCCCTGTACGGCGGGGCGGCGGCCGACGACGGCTCCGCCGCGGCCGCCAACGGCAAGCAGGTGCCGAGGGTCAGGGCCGACCCCCCGTCGGCGGCCGAGGCCAAGACCGTGGCCGAGCGGTTCCTCACGGCCTGGCAGGGCGGCGAGGTGGCGCAGGCGGCCGCCGAAACGGACGATGCCGCGGCCGCATCCGCCCTGCTGACCGGCTACGGCAAGGACGCCCATGTCACCGGCGTCGCCCTCAGCGCCGGCACGGCAACGGGCGCCAAGGTCCCGTTCGCGGTCAAGGGCACGGTGACGTACAAGGACGTCAAGAAGCCGCTGTCGTACGCCAGCTCGCTCACCGTGGTCCGCAACCCGAAGAACGGCAAGGCGCAGGTCGACTGGCACGCGTCGGTCGTCCACCCGGATCTTCAGGACGGCGACCGGCTCGTCACCGGCGCGGCGGGCACCCCGCCGGTCAAGGCCGTCGACCGCGACGGCGGTGAGCTGACCGTCGCGAAGTACCCCTCGCTGGCACCCGTCCTGGACGGGCTGCGGGAGAAGTACGGCAAGAAGGCGGGCGGCAAGGCGGGCGTCGAGCTCCGGGTCGTCCGCGGCAAGGCGGCCAAGGCGAAGAAGGCCTCCGACAAGACTCTGCTGGAGCTCAGCAAGGGCACCCCGGGCACCGTGAAGACCACGCTGAGCCCGGCCCTGCAGGCGGCCGCCGAGCAGCAGGTGGCGAAGACCGCGAAGTCGTCGGTCGTCGTGCTGCGCCCCTCCACGGGCGAGATCCTCGCGGTCGCCAACGCCGGTCACGGCTTCAACACCGCGTTCAACGGCTCGCTGGCGCCCGGCTCGACGATGAAGGTCGTCACGTCGTCGCTGCTCATCGAGAAGAACCTCGCGTCGGCGGACAAGACGCACCCCTGCCCCAAGACGTTCACCTACGGTGGCTGGAAGTTCCACAACGACGACGACTTCGAGATCACCGGCGGCTCGTTCAAGGCGAGTTTCGCGCGCTCCTGCAACACCGCCTTCATCAGCCAGGCGCCGGAGCTGGACGACGACAGCCTGACCAAGCAGGCGCAGCAGGTGTTCGGTCTGTCGATGAACAACTGGGCGATCGGCGTCCCGTCCTTCGACGGTTCGGTGCCGGTGCAGTCGAAGGCGCAGATGGCGGCGTCGCTGATCGGCCAGGGCGGGGTCCGGATGAACCCGCTGAACATGGCGTCGGTCGCCGCGACCGTGAAGTCGGGCTCCTTCCACCAGCCGTACCTGGTCGCCCCGTCCGTGGACGACCGCACGCTGGCGAAGGCCTCCCGCACCATGTCGGCGGCCACGCTGTCCCAGTTGCGGGAGCTGATGAACTACACCGCCGCGGCCGGCACCGCCGCCGAGGCGATGTCCGGCCTCGGCCCCGACTACGGCGCCAAGACGGGCTCCGCGGAGGTCGACAACCAGGACAAGCCCAACGGCTGGTTCACCGCCTACCGGGGCGACCTGGCGGCCGCGGGCGTCGTCCAGGCGGGCGGCCACGGCGGCGACACGGCCGGCCCGATCGTGGCGTCACTGCTGCGCCTGGGCGGCTGACGGCCCTGCCCTGCCAGGTCCTGTGCCGGCCCTGCCCCGTGCCTGGCCTGGCCTGGCCTGGCCTGGCCTGGCCCGATGCTGGGCCAGGCCTAGTGACTGACGGGTTGCCGGCGTGCCGTGGCCGAGGCCTTGGCGGTGGTGGCCGTGTAGGTGCGGCGCAGGAACCGCACGAGCGTCTTCGACTCGAACTGGACGACCGAGACGCCGTGCGCGGAATGGAACTCCACGATCGCCTGGACCCGCCCGCACGGCCACACCCGGACCTCTCCGGTGCCGGCCGGGGCGCGCAGGCCCTGTTCGAGGAGCGTGCGGGAGAACGTCCACTCGTGCCGGTCGGGCAGTCCGACCCGCACCGAGCGGGGATCGCTGTCCGGGTCGTAGCGCAGGACGACGGGAACGGCCGTCCGTTCCTCCTCGACCTGGTCGGCGTCCGTGACGATATGGGCTCGCGCGTACTGTTCGACTACAGACATCGGCCGACCCTCTCACGCAGCGTGACCTGTGCGGAAGCTGTGCGTCCGCTCCCCTCCCAATGTCCCATATTTTCCGCAATACGCTCCTCCGGGGCAGACCCGTCTCATCTGTGTGCGATGCGTCTGCGCTGCGGCGCGCTGCGATACACAAGGTCCTCGCTCTTGCGAATCATTCGCATCAAGCCACTATCATCGTCAGGTGCACGTACCCGACGGATTCATCGACGCCCCGACCTCCGCCGTGACCGGTGTGGTCGCCGCCGGCGCCATCGCCGTGAGCCTGCGCGGTGCGCGCCGTGAGCTCGACGACCGGACCGCGCCGCTGGCCGGCCTCGTCGCGGCCTTCATCTTCGCCGTGCAGATGCTCAACTTCCCCGTCGCGGCGGGGACCAGCGGCCATCTGCTCGGCGGTGCGCTCGCCGCGATACTCGTCGGCCCCTTCACCGGGGTCCTGTGCGTCTCCGTGGTCCTGCTCATGCAGGGCGTCCTCTTCGCCGACGGCGGACTCACCGCCCTCGGCGTGAACATCACCGACATGGCCATCGTGACGACGGTCGTCGCGTACGCCGTCTTCCGGGGCCTGGTGAAGGTGCTGCCGCGCACCCGCCGGTCCGTCACGGCCGCGTCCTTCGTCGCCGCCGTGCTGTCCGTGCCCGCCGCCGCCGTGGCCTTCACGTTCCTGTACTGGATCGGCGGCACCACCGACGTGGCCATCGGCAAGGTCGCCACCGCCATGATCGGCGTGCATGTGCTGATCGGCATCGGCGAGGCCGTGATCACCGCGCTGACCGTGGGCGCCGTGCTCGCCGTGCGTCCGGACCTCGTCCACGGCGCGCGCGACCTGCGCCAGACCCTCCGGCTGCGGGTGAACGGCGAACTCGTCGACGCCCCGGCGGCCGGCAGCGCGCCCGCCGGGTCCGCCGTCCCGGTGGCGGCGCGCACGTCCCGGCGCACGCTGTGGGCGACGGGCCTGGTCACCTCCCTCGTACTGGCCGGATTCGTCAGCTACTACGCCTCCGCGAGCCCCGACGGCCTGGAGAAGGTCGCCGCCGACAAGGGCATCGACGCCAAGACCGGGAAGCACGCGGCCTCCGACTCCCCGCTCGCCGACTACGGCGTCAAGGACGTGACGAACGCCCGCCTGTCCGGCGGCCTCGCCGGCGTCATCGGCGTCGGCGTGACCGTCGTCGGGGGCAGCGCGGTGTTCTGGGCGGTGCGCAGGCGACGCGGCGCCGACGCGTCCCCCACGGCCGTAGAGAACGTCTGACGGCCATGGGAGCAGGCCACGCCCACCGGCTCTACCTGCACGGACACTCGGCCGTGCACGGTCTGCCGCCGCACACCAAGCTCGCCGCCGTCCTCGCGTTCGTGGTCGTCGTGGTGTCGACGCCCCGGGAGGCGATGTGGGCGTTCGGCCTGTACGCGCTGCTGCTGGCCTTCGTCACGCATCGCGCGCGCGTGCCCGCCGGTCTCCTGCTGAAGCGGCTGCTGATCGAGGCGCCGTTCGTCGCGTTCGCCGTGCTGATGCCGTTCGTGGCGGAGGGCGAGCGGGTGGACGTCCTCGGACTGTCCCTCAGCGTCGACGGACTGTGGGGTGCCTGGAACGTGCTCGCGAAGGGCACCCTGGGCGTCGCCGCGTCCGTGCTGCTGGCGTCCACCACCGAACTGCGGGAGCTGCTGCTCGGGTTGCAGCGGCTCAAACTGCCGCCGCTGCTCGTGCAGATCGCCTCCTTCATGATCCGCTACGGCGACGTCATCGCGGACGAGATGCGGCGCATGCGGATCGCCCGGGAGTCACGCGGCTTCGAGGCCCGGGGAGTGCGGCACTGGGGGGTGCTCGCGAAGTCGGCGGGCGCGCTGTTCATCCGCTCCTACGAACGGGGCGAACGCGTGCACCTGGCCATGATCAGCCGGGGGTACGCCGGCTCCATGCCGGTGATCGACGAGGTGACCGCGTCCCGGGCCCAGTGGTCGTACGCGCTGGCCCTCCCGTTCGCCGCTCTCGTCGTCTGCGTGTTGGGATGGACTCTGTGACTGACGTGACGCCATCGCCCGGCCTGACGGCATCCCCCGACGTACCGGCATCCCCCGACGTACCGGCCTCCCCCGACGTACCGGCCTCCCCCGACGTGCCGGCCTCCCTCGACGTGGCCGGACTGGCCTTCGCCTACCCCGACGGGCACCAGGCCCTGTTCGGCGTGGACTTCTCCGTCGCGCGCGGGGAGCGGGTCGCGCTGCTCGGGCCGAACGGCGCCGGCAAGACGACGCTCGTGCTGCACCTCAACGGCATCCTGACCGGCGGAACCGGCACGGTGACGGTGGCCGGACTGCCCGTGGACAAGCGGCACATGGCCGAGATCCGGCGCAAGGTCGGCATCGTCTTCCAGGACCCGGACGACCAGCTGTTCATGCCGACCGTCCGCGAGGACGTGGCGTTCGGACCGGCGGCGGCCGGACTGAAGGGGGCCGTGCTGGAGGCGCGGGTCGACCACGCGCTTGCGCAGGTGGGCATGGCGGAGTTCAAGGACCGTCCGCCGCACCATCTCTCCTTCGGGCAGCGGCGCCGGGTGGCCGTCGCGACGGTCCTCGCGATGGAGCCGGAGATCCTCGTCCTGGACGAGCCGTCCTCCAACCTCGACCCTGCCTCGCGCCGCGAACTGGCCGATATCCTGCGGGGGTTGGACGTCACGGTGCTCATGGTCACCCATGACCTGCCGTACGCCCTGGAGCTCTGCCCGCGCGCCCTGGTCCTCAGCGAGGGCGTGATCGCGGCGGACGGCCCGACGGGCGAGCTGCTCGCCGACGACGCCCTCATGCGCGCCCACCGGCTGGAGCTGCCCTTCGGGTTCGACCCGCGCTCCGCGACAATGGGCGCGTGACTGACGAGGAACCCGCCGCCGACCGCTCACTGCTGCTCCTCGACGAGCAGCTCTGCTTCGCGCTGTACGCGGCTCAGCGCGCGGTGACGGCCGCCTACCGGCCGCTGCTGGACGAGCTGGGCCTGACCTACCCGCAGTACCTCGTACTGCTGGTGCTGTGGGAGCGCGGCGAGACGAGGGTCAAGGACCTGGCGTCGGCGCTGCGGCTGGACTACGGCACGATGTCACCGCTGCTGAAGCGCCTGGAGGCGGCGGGGCTGGTGCGCCGGGAGCGTTCGGCGCACGACGAGCGGTCGGTGCTGGTGGCGTGCACCGGCCCCGGCGAGGAGCTGAAAAAGCGTGCGGAGCGCGTCCCGGGGGCGCTGCTCGCGTCGACGGGGCTGGGGACGGCGGAGGTCGCGCGGCTGCGCGAGGAGCTGTGGGGCCTCGCGGAGCGGGCGCACCCGACGGCGGACCCGCGCCCGCCAGGACCCACCTCCGTGCCCACCCGGTAAGACTCACCCCTGCCCGCCCGGGCCCCACTCTGCCCGCGCCCGCCCGGGCCCACCCCCGTGCGCGCCCGCTGGGACTCCCCCTGGGGCGGCCGTCCGGCCGGTCGGACACATCCGTGACGCGAGCCGAAGTTACCGGGGGTTACGTGCCCCTGCCCGGGACGCGCCTACCTACCGGCCGGTACCTTGTGCACGATGTAATTGGGGAAGATGTTTGGGGAGGGACCGCCGTGACAGAGGGCGCCGCAGCCGGCACGACCGAGACCGCCGGGACGGGCGGGACGGCCGGCACCGCCGACACCCGTCCGACGAAGATCATGTACGTCGCCGAGGCCACCGCGCACGGGGGCCGCGACGGGTTCGTGACCAGTCAGGACGGACAGATCGAGCTGAAGGTGGCGATGCCGCCGCAGCTGGGCGGCGACGGCAACGGCACCAACCCGGAGCAGCTCTTCGCGGCCGGCTACAGC contains these protein-coding regions:
- a CDS encoding penicillin-binding transpeptidase domain-containing protein; its protein translation is MRKGAKAAIVGSVFAMMVGGAGYGAFNVVSALSDTGGSGGPGGAEPVAVKSGPPSGSEVKDTSAAFFAAWEKGQASAAADLTNNAAKAEPLLTSYGQAAHITGVKITPGRTAGDSVPFSVKATVSFGGKSKPLAYRSRLTVVRGVTTGKALVDWQPSVVHPALKNMDDTLVTGDSSAPSIEAVDRDGKVLTKEKYPSLGPVLDQLRTKYGAKAGGTPGIELAIRHATPDTADTSLLTLAEGKAGKLPTTLSVSVQAAAEKAVQRYPESSVVAVQPSTGEILAVANNRDDGWNAAFLGEVAPGSTMKIVSAATLIDNGLTTANGPAPCPSSAVSESQTFKNIKGMKPDEGATLSESFARSCNTAFVKFADEVKADSLTNEARDRFGIGLDWQTGIPSFDGSVPAAGGPDTAAGLIGQGKVQMNPLNMASVTATAMTGAFRQPVIVPLSLDGRDPARAKGLSASTVQQLRSMMNRTATSGTAAEVMAGLSGRIGAKTGSAEVDGQARSDSWFTGYRGDVAAAAMTQDGGHGIDASGPIVVEVLRAG
- a CDS encoding penicillin-binding transpeptidase domain-containing protein — translated: MGKRRRVEEQRSKRRPAVAGGMIAVVVAGAGIGVYALYGGAAADDGSAAAANGKQVPRVRADPPSAAEAKTVAERFLTAWQGGEVAQAAAETDDAAAASALLTGYGKDAHVTGVALSAGTATGAKVPFAVKGTVTYKDVKKPLSYASSLTVVRNPKNGKAQVDWHASVVHPDLQDGDRLVTGAAGTPPVKAVDRDGGELTVAKYPSLAPVLDGLREKYGKKAGGKAGVELRVVRGKAAKAKKASDKTLLELSKGTPGTVKTTLSPALQAAAEQQVAKTAKSSVVVLRPSTGEILAVANAGHGFNTAFNGSLAPGSTMKVVTSSLLIEKNLASADKTHPCPKTFTYGGWKFHNDDDFEITGGSFKASFARSCNTAFISQAPELDDDSLTKQAQQVFGLSMNNWAIGVPSFDGSVPVQSKAQMAASLIGQGGVRMNPLNMASVAATVKSGSFHQPYLVAPSVDDRTLAKASRTMSAATLSQLRELMNYTAAAGTAAEAMSGLGPDYGAKTGSAEVDNQDKPNGWFTAYRGDLAAAGVVQAGGHGGDTAGPIVASLLRLGG
- a CDS encoding SsgA family sporulation/cell division regulator, whose protein sequence is MSVVEQYARAHIVTDADQVEEERTAVPVVLRYDPDSDPRSVRVGLPDRHEWTFSRTLLEQGLRAPAGTGEVRVWPCGRVQAIVEFHSAHGVSVVQFESKTLVRFLRRTYTATTAKASATARRQPVSH
- a CDS encoding energy-coupling factor ABC transporter permease, whose amino-acid sequence is MHVPDGFIDAPTSAVTGVVAAGAIAVSLRGARRELDDRTAPLAGLVAAFIFAVQMLNFPVAAGTSGHLLGGALAAILVGPFTGVLCVSVVLLMQGVLFADGGLTALGVNITDMAIVTTVVAYAVFRGLVKVLPRTRRSVTAASFVAAVLSVPAAAVAFTFLYWIGGTTDVAIGKVATAMIGVHVLIGIGEAVITALTVGAVLAVRPDLVHGARDLRQTLRLRVNGELVDAPAAGSAPAGSAVPVAARTSRRTLWATGLVTSLVLAGFVSYYASASPDGLEKVAADKGIDAKTGKHAASDSPLADYGVKDVTNARLSGGLAGVIGVGVTVVGGSAVFWAVRRRRGADASPTAVENV
- the cbiQ gene encoding cobalt ECF transporter T component CbiQ, which produces MGAGHAHRLYLHGHSAVHGLPPHTKLAAVLAFVVVVVSTPREAMWAFGLYALLLAFVTHRARVPAGLLLKRLLIEAPFVAFAVLMPFVAEGERVDVLGLSLSVDGLWGAWNVLAKGTLGVAASVLLASTTELRELLLGLQRLKLPPLLVQIASFMIRYGDVIADEMRRMRIARESRGFEARGVRHWGVLAKSAGALFIRSYERGERVHLAMISRGYAGSMPVIDEVTASRAQWSYALALPFAALVVCVLGWTL
- a CDS encoding energy-coupling factor ABC transporter ATP-binding protein, with amino-acid sequence MDSVTDVTPSPGLTASPDVPASPDVPASPDVPASPDVPASLDVAGLAFAYPDGHQALFGVDFSVARGERVALLGPNGAGKTTLVLHLNGILTGGTGTVTVAGLPVDKRHMAEIRRKVGIVFQDPDDQLFMPTVREDVAFGPAAAGLKGAVLEARVDHALAQVGMAEFKDRPPHHLSFGQRRRVAVATVLAMEPEILVLDEPSSNLDPASRRELADILRGLDVTVLMVTHDLPYALELCPRALVLSEGVIAADGPTGELLADDALMRAHRLELPFGFDPRSATMGA
- a CDS encoding MarR family winged helix-turn-helix transcriptional regulator; protein product: MTDEEPAADRSLLLLDEQLCFALYAAQRAVTAAYRPLLDELGLTYPQYLVLLVLWERGETRVKDLASALRLDYGTMSPLLKRLEAAGLVRRERSAHDERSVLVACTGPGEELKKRAERVPGALLASTGLGTAEVARLREELWGLAERAHPTADPRPPGPTSVPTR